The DNA window TCGCGATAGCCAAGACGTTCAACAACTTCGTAACCAATCACCTGAGCTGCCAAATCAAGCTCACGAGTTCGAACGGCAGTGATATCGGCACGAACTTCGTCGTTGTCCATAGCCGGGTTCAAAATGCTGCCTTCTTCACCGCCGGTGCAGCTAACCAGAACCGTGAGCGCCCCCATGGAGTGATATTTGGCGATAGTTGGTGCGCCTTTGGATGACTCATCATCGGGATGAGCATGGACAGTCATAATTACCGGTCGTGTCATGGAATCTAACGCTAGCAAGTTGTCGCATGTCACCGGCACTATGGCCGGGTGTTACACCGGCCGCGCACTAGGCTTAGAGCCAAATGGATCGGTTCAAAATCATTGGTGGACGCCCACTCAGCGGCACCGTTCGCCCCGCTGGAAACAAAAACTCCGCTTTGCCTATGTTGGCGGCAACCTTGTTGGGCGATAGTCCAAGCATCCTGTCAAATGTGCCCGACATTGGTGACGTTCGGACCATGTTGAGTTTGCTTGAAGCCCTAGGTGCCGAAGTTGAACGTGGCAGCAACGGTACGGTGCGGGTAGACCCAAGCCGGGTACGGCCAGTTCCCCTCGACACCGAGCTATCAGCCAAAATTCGTGCTTCGTTGTTGCTAGCCGGGCCGATGTTAGGTCGCTTTGGGGAAATCACGCTGCCGCCACCTGGGGGCGACACTATTGGTCGACGACGTAACGATACCCACTGGCTGGCTCTTGAAGCTTTGGGGGCAACCCTAGAAGTGGTCAATCACATTCACGAGCTGCGGGCACCTGCTGGCCTGGTGGGTGCCGATATTTTGTTGGATGAAGCTTCGGTGATGGCTACAGAAAATGCGGTCATGGCGGCCGTGTTGGCCAAAGGCACCACCATTATTCGCAATGCTGCTTCCGAGCCCCACGTGCAAGATCTCTGCGCCATGTTGGTGCAAATGGGTGCCAAGATTGAGGGCATTGGTTCCAACCTGTTGGTAATCGAAGGCCAAGACAACCTGTCGGGGGCCAACGTCACGATCTCAGCTGACTTTATGGAGATCGGCTCGTTTATTGGTCTGGGGGCCATCACGGAAGGCAATCTGCGTATTGGCCCGGTGGACCATGAAACGCTCCGTATGATTGTGGCTAAATTCGATATTTTGGGTGTAAAAATCACCGTTAATGGCGACTACATTCAAGTCCCCTCAGGCCAAGAACTAATTATCCGGGAAGACCACGGCGGTAAAATTCCCCGTATCCATGAAGCACCGTGGCCAGGATTTCCAGCTGACTTAATGTCTATTGCCTTGGTAGTGGCCACCCAAGCCAGCGGTACCGTGCTATTGCACCAGTGGATGTTTGAAAGTCGGCTTTATTTCACCGACCGGCTGATTGAAATGGGGGCCCGCATAATTGTGGCCGACCCCCACCGAGCGGTGGTTACCGGCCCTTCGCTGCTTCGCGGTTCTACTGTCCAATCACCTGATATCCGGGCTGGCATGGCCTTGTTAATGGCCGCTATGTGTGCCGAAGGCCCATCGACCATTGGCAACATTCATCAAATAGACCGAGGCTACGAGCGAATTGATGAGAAGTTGCGCATGTTGGGGGCCGACATCGAACGCATCTCTGCTAATGACTAGCGGAAATCTCGAGACATAGAAACCTTTGTTCTTAGATCCAAGGCCTCTAAACGCTCGGCTTTTATGTTCACTACCCCGCCTTCGCCTCGTTCTAGCTGACCTTTAATAAGCAAAGCGTTAGCGAAACGAGCAGCATGGCTGTATCGCTGCCAAGCTCCCTGAGACACAATCACGTTCACAAACCCGGTCTCGTCTTCCAAGCTAACAAAGGTCACCCCAGCCGCAGTTGCCGGACGTTGCCGATGGGTTACCACCCCCGCTACCAGCACCTTGGCCCCATTCGGTATCAGCTTTAAGCCTTTAGCTTCAACAACACCTTTTTCACCCAAGGCTTCCCGCAGGAATCTGGTGGGGTGCCCTTCGGGAGATATGCCACTAGCCCATAAATCGGCCAAAGCTGTTTCTTGGGCATCCATTTTGGGTAGCGCTGGGGCTTCTTGCACGTTAACAATTCCAGGCAGAGTGCTTTGGTTGAGACCCGCCAAGGCCCCACTAACCCACAAGGCCGAACGGCGATCAGCGGCCAAATCTCCAAATGCTCCGCTAATGGCTAGTGACTCTAAAAGATCTTTCGGCGTTTCGGTGCGCTTAATAAAATCTTCGATGCTGGTGTATAGACCGTTTTCTTCACGTTCGGCCACAATTTGGTTGGCTATGGTGTCACCAAGATTCTTAACAGACGACAGCCCTAAGCGAATACTTGGCCCTCCTAAACCCCATTCGATGGTGGTGGCCCGAAAAGCGGCATTGCTAAAAGGACCTTCTAAGGTGGCCTGGGTTTGAGACCGATTTAGGTCGGCACCGTAGGTATTAACCCCATGACGTCTGGCATCTTGAACTAAAGAATGTGGTGAATAGAACCCCATGGGTTGGGCGTTGATTAACGCCGTGTAAAACACAGCGGGGTAAAAACGTTTTAGCCAAGCACTGGCATAAACCAAATAAGCAAAGGAAACAGAGTGGCTTTCAGGAAAACCAAAATCGGCAAAAGCAGCTAGTTTCCCGTATATAGCTTCGGCTACTTCACCAGTGATGCCCCTCGCAGCCATGCCTTGAAATAGCTGTTCACGCAGCTGTTCCATACGTTTTTTACTCCGCTTAGAACCCATTGCCTGGCGAAGCTGATCGGCCTGGGCAGGGCTAAAACCGGCCACATCAATAGCCATCTGCATCAGCTGTTCTTGAAACAGCGGCACCCCCAAGGTTTTAGCCAGCGACCGCTCAAGCAGCGGGTGTAAATAGCTAACCTTTTCGTGTCCGTTACGACGACGAATGTAGGGATGCACCGAACCACCTTGAATAGGCCCAGGCCTAATAAGGGCCACCTGGACTACCAGATCGTAAAACTCTCTGGGTTGCACCCTGGGCAAAGTGGCCATTTGAGCCCGGCTTTCGACCTGGAACACCCCCACCGAGTCAGCCTCACACAACATGTCGTACACCCGGTCATCTTGGGGTAAAAGAGCCAGGTCAACCTCAATGTCGTAATGCTGCTTTATTAGATCTACCGCCAGATGGAGAGCGGTCAGCATGCCTAGACCCAACAAGTCAAATTTCACTAAACCCGCTGCCGCACAATCATCTTTATCCCATTGCAGAACTGTGCGACCGGCCATGGCACCCCACTCCACCGGACACACTTCGCTCACCGGGCGATCGCAAATAACCATTCCACCAGGATGAATACCCAGATGACGAGGCGAGTCGACCAACTCGCTGACCAGCTCTTTCACCAAAGGTGGGGCCCCATATTTATCATCTGGGGTCCACCGATCAATTTGTTTAGCCCAGGTATCTTGTTCAAGTTTTGAATAGCCCAGCGCTTTAGCGACTTCCCTAACCGCAGATTTACCCCGATAGCTAATCACGTTGGCCACTAAGGCGGCTTTGTCACGGCCATAGCGTGTATACACGTATTGAATAACTTCTTCTCGTCGATGGCTCTCAATGTCAATGTCGATATCGGGGGGACCATCGCGTTCGACCGACAAGAACCGTTCAAACAGTAAACCCAGTGATATGGGGTCGGCTTTAGTAATGCCCAGGGCGTAGCAAACAACCGAGTTGGCCGCTGAACCCCGACCTTGACAAAAAATCTCTAAGCGTTCGCATTCTTGAACAATGTCCCAAACTATTAGAAAGTAACCGGCAAAACCTAAGGTCTCAATAACCGTTAGTTCATGCTCAATTTGTGCTTGTGCTTTGGCTACTATTTCAGGGCTTTTCTTGCTGTAAAGCCGTTCTGCGCCTGCTGATACCAAGCTCCGCAGATACGAGTCTTCGTTAAATCCGCGGGGGCAAGGAAACGGTGGCAACTTAGGGGCAAGCAGCTTGAGATCAAAAGCGCAAGCTTGGCCC is part of the Acidimicrobiia bacterium genome and encodes:
- the murA gene encoding UDP-N-acetylglucosamine 1-carboxyvinyltransferase; this translates as MDRFKIIGGRPLSGTVRPAGNKNSALPMLAATLLGDSPSILSNVPDIGDVRTMLSLLEALGAEVERGSNGTVRVDPSRVRPVPLDTELSAKIRASLLLAGPMLGRFGEITLPPPGGDTIGRRRNDTHWLALEALGATLEVVNHIHELRAPAGLVGADILLDEASVMATENAVMAAVLAKGTTIIRNAASEPHVQDLCAMLVQMGAKIEGIGSNLLVIEGQDNLSGANVTISADFMEIGSFIGLGAITEGNLRIGPVDHETLRMIVAKFDILGVKITVNGDYIQVPSGQELIIREDHGGKIPRIHEAPWPGFPADLMSIALVVATQASGTVLLHQWMFESRLYFTDRLIEMGARIIVADPHRAVVTGPSLLRGSTVQSPDIRAGMALLMAAMCAEGPSTIGNIHQIDRGYERIDEKLRMLGADIERISAND
- a CDS encoding error-prone DNA polymerase produces the protein MSVVPYAELHCHSNLSFLDGASSPEELVEEATRLNLEVLAITDHNGLYGVVRFAQAAQEVGLPTIFGAELSLDATTSRTNGLDPSGDHLVVLARNPLGYKHLAKVLTEAQLAGKKQAPKLNLATLGQATPSSGNWAVLTGCRKSPLNKALIADGPRAAKRTLDELVELFGRENIYVELWNHGDPLDETRNEALARLAVNAGVGLVATNNVHYATPKQHRLAKVMASIRAGKPIHEMDGWLPGGSGAHLRSGAEQSRWFSRFPGVIEQASELGQACAFDLKLLAPKLPPFPCPRGFNEDSYLRSLVSAGAERLYSKKSPEIVAKAQAQIEHELTVIETLGFAGYFLIVWDIVQECERLEIFCQGRGSAANSVVCYALGITKADPISLGLLFERFLSVERDGPPDIDIDIESHRREEVIQYVYTRYGRDKAALVANVISYRGKSAVREVAKALGYSKLEQDTWAKQIDRWTPDDKYGAPPLVKELVSELVDSPRHLGIHPGGMVICDRPVSEVCPVEWGAMAGRTVLQWDKDDCAAAGLVKFDLLGLGMLTALHLAVDLIKQHYDIEVDLALLPQDDRVYDMLCEADSVGVFQVESRAQMATLPRVQPREFYDLVVQVALIRPGPIQGGSVHPYIRRRNGHEKVSYLHPLLERSLAKTLGVPLFQEQLMQMAIDVAGFSPAQADQLRQAMGSKRSKKRMEQLREQLFQGMAARGITGEVAEAIYGKLAAFADFGFPESHSVSFAYLVYASAWLKRFYPAVFYTALINAQPMGFYSPHSLVQDARRHGVNTYGADLNRSQTQATLEGPFSNAAFRATTIEWGLGGPSIRLGLSSVKNLGDTIANQIVAEREENGLYTSIEDFIKRTETPKDLLESLAISGAFGDLAADRRSALWVSGALAGLNQSTLPGIVNVQEAPALPKMDAQETALADLWASGISPEGHPTRFLREALGEKGVVEAKGLKLIPNGAKVLVAGVVTHRQRPATAAGVTFVSLEDETGFVNVIVSQGAWQRYSHAARFANALLIKGQLERGEGGVVNIKAERLEALDLRTKVSMSRDFR